The Zalophus californianus isolate mZalCal1 chromosome 8, mZalCal1.pri.v2, whole genome shotgun sequence genome has a segment encoding these proteins:
- the SLC12A5 gene encoding LOW QUALITY PROTEIN: solute carrier family 12 member 5 (The sequence of the model RefSeq protein was modified relative to this genomic sequence to represent the inferred CDS: inserted 1 base in 1 codon), with product MLNNLTDCEDGDGGANPGDGNPKESSPFINSTDTEKGREYDGKNMALFEEEMDTSPMVSSLLSGLANYTNLPQGSREHEEAENNEGGKKKPVQAPRMGTFMGVYLPCLQNIFGVILFLRLTWVVGIAGIMEAFCMVFICCSCTMLTAISMSAIATNGVVPAGGSYYMISRSLGPEFGGAVGLCFYLGTTFAGAMYILGTIEILLAYLFPAMAIFKAEDASGEAAAMLNNMRVYGTCVLTCMATVVFVGVKYVNKFALVFLGCVILSILAIYAGVIKSAFDPPNFPICLLGNRTLSRHGFDVCAKLAWEGNETVTTRLWGLFCSSRFLNATCDEYFTRNNVTEIQGIPGAASGLIKENLWSSYLTKGVIVERRGMPSVGLAEGTPVDMDHPYVFSDMTSYFTLLVGIYFPSVTGIMAGSNRSGDLRDAQKSIPTGTILAIATTSAVYISSVVLFGACIEGVVLRDKFGEAVNGNLVVGTLAWPSPWVIVIGSFFSTCGAGLQSLTGAPRLLQAISRDGIVPFLQVFGHGKANGEPTWALLLTACICEIGILIASLDEVAPILSMFFLMCYMFVNLACAVQTLLRTPNWRPRFRYYHWTLSFLGMSLCLALMFICSWYYALVAMLIAGLIYKYIEYRGAEKEWGDGIRGLSLSAARYALLRLEEGPPHTKNWRPQLLVLVRVDQDQNVVHPQLLSLTSQLKAGKGLTIVGSVLEGTFLDNHPQAQRAEEVIHPAALMEAEKVKGFCQVVISSNLRDGVSHLIQSGGLGGLQHNTVLVGWPRNWRQKEDHQTWRNFIELVRETTAGHLALLVTKNVSMFPGNPERFSEGSIDVWWIVHDGGMLMLLPFLLRHHKVWRKCKMRIFTVAQMDDNSIQMKKDLTTFLYHLRITAEVEVVEMHESDISAYTYEKTLVMEQRSQILKQMHLTKNEREREIQSITDESRGSIRRKNPANTRLRLNVPEETAGDSEEKPEEEVQLIHDQSAPSCPSSSPXPGEEPEGEGEADPEKVHLTWTKDKSVAEKNKGPSPVSSEGIKDFFSMKPEWENLNQSNVRRMHTAVRLNEVIVKKSRDAKLVLLNMPGPPRNRNGDENYMEFLEVLTEHLDRVMLVRGGGREVITIYS from the exons GTGATGGCAACCCCAAGGAGAGCAGCCCCTTCATCAACAGCACTgacacagagaagggaagggagtaCGATGGCAAGAACATGGCCCTGTTTGAG GAGGAGATGGACACCAGCCCCATGGtgtcctccctgctcagtggcctGGCCAACTACACCAACCTGCCCCAGGGAAGTAGGGAGCATGAAGAGGCAGAAAACAATGAGGGTGGAAAAAAGAAGCCAGTGCAG GCCCCACGCATGGGCACCTTCATGGGCGTGTACCTCCCGTGCCTGCAGAACATCTTCGGTGTCATTCTCTTCCTGCGACTCACGTGGGTGGTGGGCATTGCAGGCATCATGGAGGCCTTCTGCATGGTCTTCATCTGCTGCTCCTGT ACAATGCTCACGGCCATCTCCATGAGTGCAATTGCAACCAATGGTGTTGTACCTG CGGGCGGCTCCTACTACATGATTTCCAGGTCTCTGGGCCCGGAGTTTGGGGGCGCCGTGGGCCTTTGCTTCTACCTGGGCACTACCTTTGCTGGGGCCATGTACATCCTGGGCACCATCGAAATCCTGCTG GCTTACCTCTTCCCAGCTATGGCCATTTTTAAGGCAGAAGATGCCAGTGGGGAGGCAGCAGCTATGTTGAACAATATGCGTGTGTATGGCACCTGTGTGCTCACTTGCATGGCCACTGTGGTATTTGTGGGCGTCAAGTATGTCAACAAGTTTGCCCTTGTCTTCCTGGGTTGTGTCATCCTCTCCATCCTGGCCATCTATGCCGGGGTCATCAAATCTGCCTTCGACCCACCCAACTTCCC GATCTGCCTCCTGGGGAACCGCACACTGTCTCGCCATGGCTTTGATGTCTGTGCCAAGCTGGCTTGGGAAGGAAATGAGACGGTGACCACACGGCTCTGGGGCCTTTTCTGTTCCTCCCGTTTCCTCAACGCCACCTGTGATGAGTACTTCACCCGAAACAATGTCACGGAGATCCAGGGCATCCCTGGCGCTGCCAGTGGCCTCATCAAAG AGAACCTCTGGAGCTCCTACTTGACCAAAGGGGTGATTGTGGAGAGGCGTGGCATGCCCTCGGTGGGCCTGGCAGAGGGCACGCCTGTCGACATGGACCATCCTTATGTCTTCAGCGATATGACCTCCTACTTCACCCTGCTGGTTGGCATCTACTTCCCCTCAGTCACAG GGATCATGGCTGGTTCTAACCGCTCTGGGGACCTACGGGATGCCCAGAAGTCAATTCCCACTGGCACCATTCTGGCCATTGCCACCACTTCTGCTGTCT ATATCAGCTCCGTTGTTCTGTTTGGGGCCTGCATTGAAGGAGTCGTCCTGCGGGACAA GTTTGGTGAAGCTGTGAATGGCAATCTGGTGGTGGGCACACTGGCCTGGCCGTCCCCCTGGGTCATTGTCATCGGATCCTTCTTCTCCACCTGTGGGGCTGGGCTGCAGAGCCTCACGGGGGCCCCACGCCTGCTGCAGGCCATCTCCCGGGATGGCATAGTGCCCTTCCTGCAG GTCTTTGGCCATGGCAAAGCAAATGGAGAGCCAACGTGGGCCTTGCTCCTGACTGCCTGCATCTGCGAGATCGGCATCCTCATTGCATCCCTCGACGAGGTCGCCCCCATCCTCTCTAT GTTCTTCCTGATGTGCTACATGTTTGTGAACCTGGCCTGTGCAGTGCAGACGCTGCTGAGGACACCCAACTGGAGGCCACGCTTTCGCTATTACCACTG GACACTCTCCTTCCTGGGCATGAGCCTCTGCCTGGCCCTCATGTTTATCTGCTCCTGGTATTATGCGCTGGTGGCCATGCTCATTGCTGGCCTTATCTACAAGTATATCGAGTACCGTGG GGCTGAGAAGGAGTGGGGCGACGGGATCCGAGGCCTGTCCCTCAGTGCAGCACGCTACGCCCTCTTACGCCTGGAGGAAGGGCCCCCACATACCAAGAACTGGAG GCCAcagctgctggtgctggtgcgCGTGGACCAAGACCAGAACGTGGTACACCCACAGCTTCTCTCACTGACCTCCCAGCTCAAGGCGGGGAAGGGCCTGACCATTGTGGGCTCTGTCCTGGAGGGCACCTTTCTGGACAACCATCCTCAGGCCCAGCGGGCAGAGGAGGTGA tccATCCGGCGGCGCTGATGGAGGCAGAGAAAGTGAAGGGCTTCTGCCAGGTGGTGATTTCCTCCAATCTGCGTGACGGTGTGTCGCACCTGATTCAGTCTGGGGGCCTCGGGGGCCTGCAGCACAACACCGTGCTGGTCGGCTGGCCCCGCAACTGGCGGCAGAAGGAAGATCATCAGACGTGGAGGAACTTCATTG AGCTGGTCCGGGAAACCACAGCTGGTCACCTGGCCCTGCTGGTCACCAAGAACGTTTCCATGTTCCCTGGGAACCCTGAGCGCTTCTCTGAGGGCAGCATCGACGTCTGGTGGATCGTTCATGATGGTGGCATGCTGATGCTGTTGCCCTTCCTGCTGCGGCACCACAAG GTCTGGCGGAAGTGCAAGATGCGTATCTTCACGGTGGCCCAGATGGACGACAATAGCATCCAGATGAAGAAGGACCTGACTACCTTTCTGTACCACTTACGTATCACCGCGGAGGTCGAGGTGGTGGAGATG CACGAGAGTGACATCTCGGCTTACACCTACGAGAAGACACTGGTGATGGAACAGCGTTCCCAGATCCTCAAACAGATGCATTTAACCAAGAATGAGCGCGAGCGGGAG ATCCAGAGTATCACAGATGAGTCTCGTGGCTCAATCCGGAGAAAGAATCCAGCCAACACTCGGCTCCGCCTCAACGTCCCAGAAGAGACAGCTGGTGACAGTGAGGAGAAGCCAGAGGAGGAG GTGCAGCTGATCCATGACCAGAGCGCTCCCAGCTGCCCCAGCAGCTCTC TCCCCGGGGAGGAGCCTGAGGGGGAGGGCGAGGCAGATCCTGAGAAGGTGCATCTCACCTGGACCAAGGACAAGTCGGTGGCAGAGAAGAATAAGGGCCCCAGTCCCGTCTCCTCCGAGGGCATCAAGGACTTCTTCAGCATGAAGCC GGAGTGGGAGAATTT gaaCCAGTCCAACGTGCGGCGTATGCACACGGCCGTGCGGCTGAACGAAGTCATCGTGAAGAAATCCCGGGATGCCAAGCTGGTTTTGCTCAACATGCCTGGACCTCCGCGCAACCGCAACGGTGACGAAAACT ACATGGAGTTCCTCGAGGTCCTCACCGAGCACCTGGACCGGGTGATGCTGGTCCGCGGCGGCGGCCGCGAGGTCATCACCATCTACTCCTGA